A genomic window from Triplophysa rosa unplaced genomic scaffold, Trosa_1v2 scaffold726, whole genome shotgun sequence includes:
- the LOC130551160 gene encoding forkhead box protein O3-like: SKDLNKKDFVCLKHEIETKCFYSKSHVGYQNIHNHLFLLYFQNSIRHNLSLHSRFIRVQNEGTGKSSWWMINPEGGRGGKAPRRRAVSMDNGNKYTKSARGRAAKKKAALQAAQEGSLENVSGGGDLSKWPGSPTSRSSDELESCWTDFRSRTNSNASTLSGRLSPILANPELDDVPDGPPLSPMLYSSPSSLSPPSSSSSNSKTCPAELPGLADLTGTINLNEADNLMDGLLNNITTQGQVVQGGSAFSFGSKTTTSSPSSISTSQTVGNNSAGFSNPIFGPSTGGLRQTPMQTIQENKQTSFSSITCFGNSLQELLNSDSLGSHSHSDVMMTQSDPLISQTSAAVTSQNSRLRNGLMLRNDPMMSSFSSVVNGRSSHLQNKQHHQGSSVQGSLRSLSNNRVQSLANDANNLVSAKQHLQPQSTMLMTQTSLYSGLNGGNGIGICNPSGTDRFPSDLDLDIFNGSLDCDVDSIIRTELMESDGLDFNFDALVQNAVSLNPVGNFTGTKQSNQSWVPG, translated from the coding sequence ATCTAAAGATctaaacaaaaaagattttgtCTGTTTAAAGCATGAGATTGAAACCAAATGCTTTTATTCTAAATCACATGTTGGTTATCAGAATATTCATAACCACCTGTTTCTGCTCTATTTCCAGAACTCCATCCGACATAACCTGTCCTTGCATAGTCGTTTCATCCGGGTACAGAATGAGGGAACTGGGAAGAGCTCCTGGTGGATGATCAATCCTGAAGGGGGGCGGGGAGGCAAAGCACCAAGGCGACGTGCAGTCTCCATGGACAATGGTAACAAATACACCAAGAGCGCACGTGGGCGAGCGGCCAAGAAAAAGGCAGCACTGCAGGCTGCCCAAGAGGGTTCGCTGGAGAATGTGTCTGGTGGTGGTGACCTGTCGAAATGGCCAGGAAGTCCCACTTCCCGCAGCAGCGATGAACTGGAATCCTGTTGGACTGACTTCCGCTCACGAACCAACTCCAATGCTAGCACCTTGAGTGGACGACTGTCACCTATTCTAGCTAATCCAGAGCTTGATGATGTCCCGGATGGCCCGCCTCTCTCCCCAATGCTCTACTCCAGCCCCAGCAGCCTCTCTCCACCTTCGTCCTCCTCATCAAACTCCAAAACTTGCCCGGCTGAACTTCCGGGACTTGCTGACCTGACTGGCACAATAAATCTCAATGAGGCTGACAACCTAATGGATGGTTTGTTGAACAACATCACCACACAAGGCCAGGTAGTTCAAGGGGGTTCTGCTTTTAGTTTTGGCTCCAAAACCACCACCTCTTCTCCAAGCTCCATTTCCACTTCTCAAACTGTGGGCAACAACAGTGCAGGATTCAGTAACCCCATTTTCGGACCTTCAACTGGAGGACTACGTCAGACACCAATGCAGACCATCCAGGAAAACAAGCAAACATCATTTTCTAGCATTACGTGTTTTGGGAACTCACTTCAAGAGCTCCTGAATTCTGATTCATTGGGCTCTCACAGTCATAGCGATGTCATGATGACACAGTCGGACCCGCTCATATCACAGACCAGTGCTGCCGTCACCTCTCAAAACTCCCGCCTTCGCAATGGCCTCATGCTCCGTAATGACCCGATGATGTCATCGTTTAGTTCGGTGGTAAATGGACGAAGCAGTCACCTCCAGAATAAGCAACACCATCAGGGGTCCAGCGTACAAGGTTCTTTGCGCTCTCTCTCCAACAACAGGGTTCAAAGTCTAGCTAATGATGCTAATAACTTAGTCTCTGCAAAGCAGCACCTCCAGCCACAGTCCACTATGTTGATGACACAGACTTCACTTTACTCCGGGCTGAATGGAGGTAATGGGATAGGGATCTGTAACCCGTCAGGAACAGACCGTTTTCCTTCGGACTTGGACCTGGACATATTTAACGGGAGTCTGGATTGTGATGTGGATTCTATAATTCGTACAGAACTAATGGAGTCTGATGGACTGGATTTTAACTTTGATGCATTGGTGCAAAATGCTGTTAGCCTGAATCCTGTGGGAAACTTCACCGGGACAAAGCAGTCCAATCAAAGTTGGGTGCCTGGCTGA